The Enterobacter mori genomic interval CGGCGCTCGCCATTCTGGACGTCGGGCTGCCGGACATCAGCGGCTTCGAGCTGTGCCGCCAGCTGCTGGCCCAGCATCCGTCACTGCCGGTGCTGTTTCTGACGGCACGCAGTGATGAAGTGGATAAGCTCCTCGGTCTGGAAATGGGCGCTGACGACTATGTCGCTAAGCCGTTCTCTCCGCGAGAAGTCTGCGCCCGAGTAAGGACGATTTTACGTCGAATGCAAAAATCCGCCGCGCCAGCAGAGACGGTGCGTATCGGGCAGTTTGAACTGAATGAGGCTGCCGCGCGTATAAGCTGGTGCGGTGAAGCATTGCCCCTGACCCGCTATGAATTCTTGCTGCTCAAAACCTTATTACAGGCGCCCGGGCGAGTCTTTTCTCGTCAGCAGCTCATGGACAAGGTATGGGGTGAAGATGGCGACAGTTTCGATCGTACCGTGGACACCCACATCAAAACCCTGCGCGCCAAGCTGCGGGCGGTGAATGAGGAACTGTCACCCATCAGCACCCATCGCGGCATGGGATACAGTCTGGGCCTTTACTGATGCGCATTGGGATGCGGTTATTGCTGGGGTACTTCCTGATCGTGGCCATCGCCGCGTGGTTTGTGCTGTCGATCTTTGTTCAGGAAGTAAAGCCCGGCGTGCGCAGGGCAACCGAGGGCACGTTAATCGATACTGCGACCTTACTCGCCGAAGTCGGGCGTGAGGATCTTCTTTCGGGCCATGCGCAGCAGGGCAAACTGGCGCAGGCCTTTTCTCAGCTTCATCAGCGCCCTTTCCGCGCCAATATCGGCGGGATCCATAAAGTCCGTAACGAGTATCACGTCTACATGACCGATGCGCAGGGCCGCGTCGTGTTTGATTCCGCCGGTCTGGCCGTGGGGCAAGATTACTCGCGCTGGAACGATGTCTGGCTGACGCTTCGCGGTGAATACGGCGCGCGCAGTACCCAGAGCCATCCCGACGATCCAGAGAGCACGGTGATGTATGTTGCCGCGCCGGTTGTGGAGCAGGGTAAGATTATCGGCGTGCTGTCGGTCGGGAAACCTAACAGCGCGATGGCACCGGTTATCCATCGCAGCGAGCGAAGGATCCTGTGGGCAGGCGGAGCGCTGCTCGGCATTGCCCTGCTGATCGGTGTTCTCGTCGCCTGGTGGATCAATCGTTCTATCAGTACGTTATCGCGCTATGCCGACTCGGTGACCACGGATACGCCTCTCCCGCTACCTAATCCAGGCAGCAGCGAACTGCACAAGCTGGCACAGGCGCTGGAGAATATGCGCATTCGCCTGGAAGGGAAAAACTACATTGAACACTATGTCCATGCGCTGACCCACGAGCTGAAAAGCCCCATCGCCGCCATACGCGGCGCGGCGGAAATTCTCGCCGAGCAGCCGCCGCCGCAGGTGGCCGCGCGGTTTATCGATAATATTCTGGTGCAAAACGCGCGCATGCAGTCGCTGGTCGAAAAGCTGCTTACGCAGGCGCGGCTGGAAAATCGGGTCGAGATCGTGCCGGTCAGTGTCGATGTCGACACGCTATTTACCCGCCTGGCCGACGCGCGTTCGGCGGTTCTGACGGCGAAAAATATCACGCTGACGAGCCAAAGCACCTCTCTGTGCGTTGCGGGCGATCCCGAACTGCTCGAACAGGCCCTGGGGAATTTGCTGGATAACGCCATCGACTTCACGCCGCCCGGCGGGGAGATTGCGCTGGCCGCGTATGAAGCGCAAACGCAGATCCTGCTCACGGTGACCGATAGCGGAAGCGGTATCCCGGATTATGCGCTGGAGCGTATTTTTGAGCGCTTTTACTCCCTTCCGCGTAGCAACGGTTTGAAGAGCAGCGGACTTGGGCTGGCCTTTGTTCAGGAGGTTGCCCGTTTGCACCAGGGGGGCATTACGTTGCGGAATCGTGATGAAGGGGGCGCAACCGCCACGCTGGCACTTCACCGTCACTTCACATAGCTTCAAACTGACCCCGCATAGCCTCGTTACGCTCTCCTCATCACAAAGGAGACGTAATGATGAAATCCCCCCTGTTCTGGAAAGTGAGCACCCTGCTGGGGTGCATTCTGCTGCTGTTAGTTCCGTTGTTTATGGTCAGTAATCTCATTTCGGAACGCGAGAGCTACCGTAATGACGTTGAAAACACGCTTCGTCAAAGCACCAGCGGACCGCAAAAGCTGGTCGGCCCGCTGATTGCCATTCCGATGACGGAGATCTTTTACAAGATAGAGGACGAGAAGAAGGTCGAATACAAGAAAAGGTATATGCATTTCATTCTGCCGGAATCTCTGGTTGTGGAAGGGAACCAGCGCGTGGAGTCCCGAAATATTGGCATCTACGACGGGCAAATCTGGAACACTGACCTGAAGATAAAAGCGCAGTTTAATACCGAAGAGCTTAAGCAGTTGAAAGGGGAAACGATCGCGACAGGGCAGCCGTTTATCGTGACGGGCGTTGGAGACGCACGGGGTATTGGCACGGTCAGTATCTCTAAAATCAATGGTGAGGCGCTAAGCGTGGAACCCGGTTCAGGTGTCTACGGGGCGCTTGCTGGGATCCACATCCCGCTGACCGACAAAGCGCTGGAAGCCAAAACGTTTGCACTTGAGATGTCACTCAATCTGGCGGGAACCGGCAGTTTTGCGGTGGTACCGGTAGGGCGTAATAGCGAAATGACGCTCAACAGCAACTGGCCGCATCCGGGCTTTATGGGCAACTATCTGCCGGTTAAGCACAAAATTGGCGAGTCTGGTTTCCAGGCGAACTGGAAGAGCAGCTGGTTTGCGAACAACCTTGAGAGCTGGTTCAGCGGGAGTGAATCGCCGTCGTGGGAGTCGATCCCCGCCTTTAGCGTCACGATAGCCACGCCCGCCGATCAGTATCAGTTGACTGACCGGGCGATCAAGTACGCTATTTTGCTGATTGCGCTGACGTTTATGGCCTTCTTTGTCTTCGAAACCTTAACCGGGCTGCGCCTTCACCCGATGCAGTATCTGCTGGTGGGGCTGTCGCTGGTCCTGTTCTACCTGGTGTTGCTGGCGTTGTCTGAACACGTCGGGTTTACGCCTGCCTGGGTTGTTGCAAGCCTGGTGGGCGCAGCGATGAACGGAATGTACCTGCAGGCCGTGCTGAAAAGCTGGAAACGCAGCGGGCTGTTTGTGCTGGCACTACTCGGGTTGGACGTGGTGATGTGGTTCCTGCTGCGCTCGGAGGATAGTGCGCTGCTATTGGGGTCAGCGGTTCTCGCGCTGGCGCTGTTCGCCGTCATGTACCTGACCCGTCATTTCGACTGGTACTCGCTCTCTCAGCCGAAGCTACCTGAGCCACCCGCTGAGCCGGACAACGCCAGGATGCGGATCTGGAAATAAAAAAAACGGCGCAAATGCGCCGTTTTTTAATGCGTTAACTGCGGGATTACTCCTGCAGATCACCACAGAAACGGTACCCTTCGCCGTGGATCGTGGCGATGATTTCCGGCGTATCTGGCGTAGATTCGAAATGCTTACGAATACGACGGATGGTCACGTCTACGGTACGGTCATGCGGCTTCAGCTCGCGACCGGTCATTTTCTTCAGCAGTTCTGCACGGGACTGAATTTTGCCCGGGTTTTCGCAGAAGTGCAGCATCGCGCGGAATTCACTGCGCGGCAGTTTATACTGCTCGCCGTTCGGGCTAATCAGCGAACGGCTATTGATATCAAGTTCCCAGCCGTTGAATTTGTAGCTGTCTACGCTACGACGCTCTTCGCTGACCGTTCCCAGGTTCATGGTGCGGGACAGCAGGTTGCGTGCACGAATGGTTAACTCGCGAGGATTGAACGGCTTGGTGATGTAGTCATCCGCACCGATTTCCAGGCCAAGAATTTTATCAACTTCGTTATCACGGCCCGTCAGGAACATTAACGCGACGTTCGCCTGCTCGCGCAGTTCGCGCGCCAGAAGAAGGCCGTTTTTGCCTGGCAGGTTAATGTCCATAATGACCAGGTTGATATCATTTTCAGAAAGGATCTGATGCATCTCTGCGCCATCGGTCGCTTCAAAGACATCGTAGCCTTCTGCTTCGAAAATGCTCTTTAACGTGTTGCGTGTTACCAACTCGTCTTCAACGATAAGAATGTGCGGGGTCTGCATGTTTGCTACCTAAATTGCCAACTAAATCGAAACAGGAAGTACAAAAGTCCCTGACCTGCCTGATGCATGTCGCAAATTAACATGATCGGCTTAACGTGACTAAAGTACGTAATTGCGTTCTTGATGCACTTTCCATCAACGTCAACAACATCATTAGCTTGGTCTTGGGTACTTTCCCTTTGGACCCGACAGTGTCAAAAACGGCTGTCATCCTAACCATTTTAACAGCAACATAACAGGCTAAGTGACACCGGACACCCAATAAAACTACGCTTCGTTGACATATATCAAGTTCAATTGTAGCACGTTAACAGTTTGATGAAATCATCGTATCTGAATGCTAGCCTTTGTCACAAATTTTCAATAAACCAACTAGTTGCGGACATTGATTGATAAACAATACGAATCCAATTAAGAATAGGCATTCACACAGTCATTATCATTATAAAACATATGGATAATACCTGTCTGTTAACATTCTAACTGATTGTTCATCCACAAAATAGTTTAGCGTTTTTAATTTGTTATGAAACGCTATTTCGGTGATTTGTGTTGCAATTTTGTAAATTCGTGCTGCGTAATATGTTGAGGCGCATCACATTTTTACCCGCTAACTGCTTAAAAAGAGAGCATAAATGCATCTGTCGATTGTGCTGGTAGCTCCAGCAAGACCCGAAAACATAGGCGCTGCCGCGCGTGCCATGAAGACCATGGGTTTTACCGATTTACGTATCGTGGACAGCACGGCCCACCTGGAGCCTGCGGCACGTTGGGTGGCACATGGTTCAGGCGATATTCTCGATAATATAACCACTTACGCGACGCTTGCTGATGCGCTGCACGACATTTCATTTACCGTTGCAACCACCGCGCGCAGCCGGGCGAAGTTCC includes:
- the creC gene encoding two-component system sensor histidine kinase CreC, which translates into the protein MRIGMRLLLGYFLIVAIAAWFVLSIFVQEVKPGVRRATEGTLIDTATLLAEVGREDLLSGHAQQGKLAQAFSQLHQRPFRANIGGIHKVRNEYHVYMTDAQGRVVFDSAGLAVGQDYSRWNDVWLTLRGEYGARSTQSHPDDPESTVMYVAAPVVEQGKIIGVLSVGKPNSAMAPVIHRSERRILWAGGALLGIALLIGVLVAWWINRSISTLSRYADSVTTDTPLPLPNPGSSELHKLAQALENMRIRLEGKNYIEHYVHALTHELKSPIAAIRGAAEILAEQPPPQVAARFIDNILVQNARMQSLVEKLLTQARLENRVEIVPVSVDVDTLFTRLADARSAVLTAKNITLTSQSTSLCVAGDPELLEQALGNLLDNAIDFTPPGGEIALAAYEAQTQILLTVTDSGSGIPDYALERIFERFYSLPRSNGLKSSGLGLAFVQEVARLHQGGITLRNRDEGGATATLALHRHFT
- the yjjY gene encoding protein YjjY, which gives rise to MTKVRNCVLDALSINVNNIISLVLGTFPLDPTVSKTAVILTILTAT
- the creB gene encoding two-component system response regulator CreB, with protein sequence MQQPVVWLVEDETSIADTLIYMLQQEGFAVKAFERGLPVLEAARRQAPALAILDVGLPDISGFELCRQLLAQHPSLPVLFLTARSDEVDKLLGLEMGADDYVAKPFSPREVCARVRTILRRMQKSAAPAETVRIGQFELNEAAARISWCGEALPLTRYEFLLLKTLLQAPGRVFSRQQLMDKVWGEDGDSFDRTVDTHIKTLRAKLRAVNEELSPISTHRGMGYSLGLY
- the arcA gene encoding two-component system response regulator ArcA; translated protein: MQTPHILIVEDELVTRNTLKSIFEAEGYDVFEATDGAEMHQILSENDINLVIMDINLPGKNGLLLARELREQANVALMFLTGRDNEVDKILGLEIGADDYITKPFNPRELTIRARNLLSRTMNLGTVSEERRSVDSYKFNGWELDINSRSLISPNGEQYKLPRSEFRAMLHFCENPGKIQSRAELLKKMTGRELKPHDRTVDVTIRRIRKHFESTPDTPEIIATIHGEGYRFCGDLQE
- the creD gene encoding cell envelope integrity protein CreD: MMKSPLFWKVSTLLGCILLLLVPLFMVSNLISERESYRNDVENTLRQSTSGPQKLVGPLIAIPMTEIFYKIEDEKKVEYKKRYMHFILPESLVVEGNQRVESRNIGIYDGQIWNTDLKIKAQFNTEELKQLKGETIATGQPFIVTGVGDARGIGTVSISKINGEALSVEPGSGVYGALAGIHIPLTDKALEAKTFALEMSLNLAGTGSFAVVPVGRNSEMTLNSNWPHPGFMGNYLPVKHKIGESGFQANWKSSWFANNLESWFSGSESPSWESIPAFSVTIATPADQYQLTDRAIKYAILLIALTFMAFFVFETLTGLRLHPMQYLLVGLSLVLFYLVLLALSEHVGFTPAWVVASLVGAAMNGMYLQAVLKSWKRSGLFVLALLGLDVVMWFLLRSEDSALLLGSAVLALALFAVMYLTRHFDWYSLSQPKLPEPPAEPDNARMRIWK